A region from the Streptomyces lydicus genome encodes:
- a CDS encoding glycosyltransferase family 4 protein encodes MRVVLVTESFPPDVNGVSHCALETARHLVRRGHDPLVIAPLGGPSPAAGTQESPCPVVRVPSMPLPGYPQVRIALPGRRLSTALDGHRPDLVHLASPFVLGARGMAAAARRQVPAIAVYQTDLGRYARTYLGGGAATAWRRIRAVHGAADRTLAPSSAALLDLTEHGVPRVHLWPRGVDSERFHPGRRDAVLRSSLTAGRELLVGYVGRLAPEKDVGLLAETSRLPGVRTVVIGEGPSAAGLRTALPGVRFLGRRTGDELARLYASLDIFVHTGPYETFCQTVQEAMASGVPVVAPRAGGPLDLVDHDRTGLLVTPGDGGAFRDAVRLLAGSAELRVRYGAAARRAVEDRTWAAVGDQLLGHYEAVLSDRTAVAA; translated from the coding sequence ATGCGTGTCGTCCTGGTCACCGAATCCTTCCCGCCCGATGTCAACGGCGTCTCCCATTGCGCCCTGGAAACCGCCCGGCACCTCGTCCGGCGCGGCCACGATCCGCTGGTCATCGCGCCGCTCGGTGGCCCGTCGCCGGCCGCCGGTACGCAGGAGAGCCCCTGCCCCGTCGTCCGGGTGCCCTCGATGCCGCTGCCCGGATATCCGCAGGTGCGGATCGCGCTTCCCGGGCGCCGGCTGTCCACGGCGCTCGACGGGCACCGGCCCGATCTCGTCCACCTCGCCAGCCCGTTCGTGCTGGGCGCCCGGGGGATGGCGGCCGCCGCCCGCCGCCAGGTGCCCGCGATCGCCGTCTACCAGACCGATCTGGGCCGCTACGCCCGTACCTACCTCGGCGGCGGCGCGGCCACGGCCTGGCGCCGCATCCGGGCGGTGCACGGCGCCGCCGACCGCACCCTGGCGCCCTCCAGTGCGGCGCTGCTGGATCTGACCGAGCACGGGGTGCCCCGGGTCCATCTGTGGCCGCGCGGCGTCGACTCCGAACGGTTCCACCCCGGGCGGCGCGACGCGGTGCTGCGCAGCTCGCTGACCGCGGGGCGGGAGCTGCTGGTGGGGTACGTGGGGCGGCTCGCGCCGGAGAAGGACGTGGGGCTGCTGGCCGAGACCTCGCGGCTGCCGGGCGTACGCACCGTCGTCATCGGCGAGGGGCCCAGCGCCGCCGGGCTGCGTACGGCGCTGCCCGGGGTGCGGTTCCTCGGCCGCCGTACGGGTGACGAACTCGCCCGGCTCTATGCCTCGTTGGACATCTTCGTCCATACCGGTCCGTACGAGACCTTCTGTCAGACCGTGCAGGAGGCGATGGCCTCCGGGGTGCCGGTGGTGGCGCCCCGGGCGGGCGGCCCGCTCGACCTGGTGGACCACGACCGTACGGGGCTGTTGGTCACGCCGGGGGACGGCGGTGCGTTCCGGGACGCGGTGCGTCTGCTCGCGGGCAGCGCCGAGCTGCGCGTCCGGTACGGCGCCGCGGCCCGCAGAGCGGTGGAGGACCGCACCTGGGCGGCGGTCGGCGACCAGCTCCTGGGCCACTACGAGGCCGTGCTGAGCGACCGGACGGCGGTGGCGGCATGA
- a CDS encoding glycosyltransferase gives MNARHARGAGLRIVRIANFVTPASGGLRTALRELGAGYRAAGHEPVLIVPGPPGAHGPDGWCDEVTAQGRVITLPGPELPGSGGYRMLTDRRRLQRLLHSLAPDRLEVSDRTTLRWTGEWARRARIPAVMVSHESVDGVLRTWGIPQPLARAAADRLNRRTAYAYSRVVCTTAWAAAEFARAGVRNVVRAPLGVDLDAWHPGCRSTELRRRWAGRAEVLLVLCSRLSQEKRPGRALDALAELRRRGVDATLVVAGDGPLRARLEARARSERLPASFVGHLADRSRLAALQAGADVALAPGPAETFGLAALEALACGTPVVASAASALAGLVGSGGDTALDDGPSFADAIQRVLARPGPARRAAARRRAEGYGWQPAVDAFLAAHDAAAPLGRPVTVPPFPSPAAPLGGW, from the coding sequence ATGAACGCGCGACACGCTCGTGGGGCGGGCCTGCGGATCGTCCGGATCGCCAACTTCGTCACGCCGGCCTCCGGCGGGCTGCGCACCGCGCTGCGGGAACTCGGCGCGGGCTACCGGGCCGCCGGGCACGAGCCGGTGCTCATCGTGCCGGGACCGCCGGGGGCACACGGCCCGGACGGATGGTGCGACGAAGTCACCGCGCAAGGACGGGTGATCACCCTGCCGGGGCCGGAGCTGCCGGGCAGCGGCGGCTACCGCATGCTGACCGACCGCCGCAGGCTCCAGCGGCTGCTGCACTCGCTGGCTCCCGACCGGCTGGAGGTCTCCGACCGGACGACGCTGCGCTGGACGGGGGAGTGGGCGCGCCGGGCCCGGATCCCCGCGGTGATGGTCTCGCACGAGAGCGTGGACGGGGTGCTGCGCACCTGGGGCATACCGCAGCCGCTGGCCCGTGCCGCCGCTGACCGGCTCAACCGCCGTACGGCGTACGCCTACAGCCGGGTCGTGTGCACCACCGCATGGGCGGCGGCGGAGTTCGCCCGGGCCGGTGTGCGCAATGTGGTGCGCGCTCCGCTCGGTGTCGATCTCGACGCCTGGCACCCGGGCTGCCGCAGCACGGAGCTGCGCCGGCGCTGGGCGGGCCGGGCGGAGGTCCTGCTGGTGCTCTGCTCCCGGCTGTCGCAGGAGAAGCGGCCGGGGCGGGCGCTGGACGCGCTGGCGGAGCTGCGGCGGCGCGGGGTCGACGCGACGCTGGTGGTGGCCGGTGACGGGCCGCTGCGGGCCCGCCTGGAGGCCCGGGCGCGGTCCGAACGGCTGCCCGCGTCATTCGTGGGGCACCTCGCCGACCGGTCCCGGCTCGCCGCGCTGCAGGCCGGCGCCGATGTCGCACTGGCGCCCGGCCCGGCCGAGACCTTCGGGCTGGCCGCCCTGGAAGCGCTCGCCTGCGGTACCCCGGTGGTCGCCAGCGCGGCTTCGGCGCTGGCGGGGCTGGTCGGCAGCGGTGGCGATACGGCGCTCGACGACGGGCCCTCGTTCGCCGATGCGATCCAGCGCGTGCTGGCCCGGCCCGGTCCTGCCCGGCGCGCCGCCGCCCGCCGCCGCGCCGAAGGCTACGGCTGGCAGCCCGCGGTCGACGCCTTCCTGGCGGCACACGACGCGGCCGCCCCGCTCGGCAGGCCGGTCACCGTCCCGCCCTTCCCGTCCCCGGCCGCCCCGCTGGGCGGGTGGTGA
- a CDS encoding SGNH/GDSL hydrolase family protein, whose protein sequence is MPESGAVVPDGGAARTDGGAGTPDRGAVIRGQAPGGGRSPAPAPAPARFVALGDSLTEGLGDPVPGGGWRGWAALLAGALGERPGGVELVNLARSGALAAELAERQLPVARDLGPRFASLVVGANDTLRAAFAIERVAAALDRAHGALSADGAVVLTACLPDPGRMLGLPAPLARPLARRMRAVNTVVHAVSARYQGVHLHLAEHSWVAERACWSVDRLHPSERGHRLLARGFHAALAAAGLPVGTPPALTLDGPQPTRAGSARWMATRGTRWVADRCTDLLPGLLGLALQECRHGLAGSGRLLDAAADQATRTALAALDGADGADGADGSDHRPGSPKAPGRTDAPGRADAPRRADAPGTPGAPDSPGGPDDARPGKTTATAKRAATMTG, encoded by the coding sequence ATGCCGGAGAGCGGAGCAGTGGTACCGGACGGGGGAGCGGCGAGAACGGACGGGGGAGCCGGGACACCGGACCGGGGAGCGGTGATCAGGGGGCAGGCGCCAGGTGGCGGCCGTTCCCCGGCTCCGGCTCCGGCCCCGGCCCGCTTCGTCGCGCTCGGCGACTCGCTGACCGAAGGGCTCGGTGACCCCGTACCGGGCGGCGGCTGGCGCGGCTGGGCGGCCCTGCTCGCCGGGGCGCTGGGCGAGCGGCCGGGCGGCGTGGAACTGGTGAACCTGGCGCGCAGCGGGGCGCTGGCGGCGGAGCTGGCCGAGCGGCAGCTGCCCGTGGCGCGCGACCTCGGGCCGCGCTTCGCCTCGCTCGTCGTGGGCGCGAACGACACCTTGCGCGCGGCCTTCGCCATCGAGCGGGTCGCGGCCGCGCTGGACCGGGCGCACGGCGCACTGAGCGCCGACGGGGCCGTGGTGCTGACGGCGTGCCTGCCCGATCCTGGCCGGATGCTGGGCCTGCCCGCGCCGCTGGCGCGTCCGCTGGCTCGCCGGATGCGGGCCGTGAACACCGTCGTCCATGCGGTGTCCGCGCGCTACCAGGGCGTACATCTGCACCTCGCCGAACACTCCTGGGTCGCCGAACGTGCCTGCTGGAGCGTGGACCGGCTGCACCCCAGCGAGCGCGGCCACCGGCTGCTGGCCCGGGGTTTCCATGCGGCGCTGGCCGCCGCCGGACTGCCCGTGGGAACGCCGCCCGCGCTCACCCTCGACGGCCCGCAGCCGACCCGCGCCGGATCGGCCCGGTGGATGGCGACCCGCGGCACCCGCTGGGTCGCCGACCGGTGCACGGACCTGCTTCCCGGCCTGCTGGGTCTGGCGCTCCAGGAGTGCCGTCACGGGTTGGCGGGATCCGGGCGGCTGCTGGACGCCGCGGCCGACCAGGCCACGCGTACCGCACTCGCCGCACTGGACGGGGCGGACGGGGCGGACGGGGCGGACGGGTCGGATCACCGGCCGGGCAGCCCCAAAGCCCCGGGCCGGACCGATGCCCCAGGCCGGGCCGATGCCCCGCGCCGGGCCGATGCCCCTGGCACCCCCGGCGCCCCGGACAGCCCCGGCGGACCGGACGACGCCCGGCCGGGGAAAACCACCGCGACGGCGAAGCGCGCTGCGACAATGACAGGGTGA